From a single Aggregatilinea lenta genomic region:
- the ygfZ gene encoding CAF17-like 4Fe-4S cluster assembly/insertion protein YgfZ has protein sequence MQTAEQQQLQGYEAARQGAAFWRVPDPGTVVVRGQDPQGFIQRQTTNDVQQLAPGRSQVTVLTSATARILDVWRLFVEPDGIGIVTLPGRGALTARYLQGRIFFMDKVTATNESAAWAQIELAGPDAARALGLDALPAPDQIAEVTLGGVTMRATGQGATCLLLVPADGADSVVAALAEHGAVELSAAARDVVRVEDGVPGLHELTEDFTPLEARLDDTISLSKGCYTGQEVLARQVNYDKITRRLTGLRLPAEVPVGAAVAVEGRTVGEVTSVVRSPKLGWLALAVIKRPHHEPDTTLAVQIDGSTLPATTAALPFADR, from the coding sequence ATGCAGACAGCAGAGCAGCAGCAGTTGCAAGGCTATGAAGCGGCGCGGCAGGGCGCGGCGTTCTGGCGCGTCCCCGACCCCGGCACGGTCGTCGTGCGCGGCCAGGACCCGCAGGGATTCATCCAGCGCCAGACGACGAACGACGTACAGCAGCTCGCACCGGGACGCTCGCAGGTGACGGTGCTCACGTCCGCCACGGCGCGCATTCTGGACGTGTGGCGGCTGTTCGTCGAGCCGGACGGCATCGGGATCGTCACGCTGCCGGGGCGCGGGGCGCTCACGGCGCGCTACTTGCAGGGCCGCATCTTCTTTATGGACAAAGTCACCGCGACGAATGAAAGCGCCGCGTGGGCGCAGATCGAGCTGGCCGGGCCGGACGCCGCGCGCGCGCTGGGCCTGGACGCCCTGCCCGCGCCGGACCAGATCGCGGAGGTCACGCTGGGCGGCGTCACGATGCGCGCCACCGGCCAGGGCGCGACGTGCCTGCTGCTGGTCCCGGCAGATGGCGCGGATTCGGTCGTGGCGGCGCTGGCGGAACACGGCGCGGTCGAGCTGAGCGCGGCGGCCCGCGACGTCGTGCGCGTCGAGGATGGCGTCCCCGGCCTGCACGAGCTGACCGAGGACTTCACCCCGCTCGAAGCGCGGCTGGACGACACCATTTCGCTCAGCAAGGGCTGCTACACCGGCCAGGAAGTGCTGGCCCGGCAGGTCAACTACGACAAGATCACGCGGCGGCTGACCGGGCTGCGGCTGCCCGCCGAAGTGCCGGTCGGGGCGGCGGTCGCTGTCGAGGGCCGCACCGTGGGCGAGGTGACTTCCGTAGTCCGCTCACCCAAGTTGGGCTGGCTGGCGCTGGCCGTGATCAAGCGGCCCCACCACGAGCCGGACACGACCCTCGCCGTGCAGATAGACGGCAGCACACTTCCGGCGACGACTGCCGCGCTGCCTTTCGCTGACCGCTAA